The DNA segment AGGAAAAGGGATAGGAGTAGTGACTAGACCAGGGTTAAAGTTAGAAATAGGTGAGAAGTCAATAAGTCCTATTGCTAAGCAAATGATAATTGATGCCGTAAGTGAAGTAATTACTAATGGTATAAAAATTACGATTATAGTACCTAAGGGCGAGGAGTTGGCTAAGAACACAATGAATCCAGACGTTGGAATTAAGGACGGAATATCTATATTAGGTACTACCGGGATCGAATACCCAGTAAGTGATGAGGATTATTTAGAGCATATAAAAGCTGAAATGTGTGTAATAAAAGCTACTGGAAATAATAAGATAGTTCTTGCTCCGGGTAATACAAGTTTTGAATATGCCAAGAAGATCTACGGCGACATTGTTGTAAAAGTAGGTGATAGAATTGGAGATAGTATAAAATTAGCGAAAGACGAAGGTTTCTCTCATGTGGTAATAGTTAGTCTGCCAGGAAAAATTACTAAAGTTTCAGCAGGTCTTTTAAATACTCATAGCAAGTTCGGTGATGCTAGAATAGAGAGCATAGTCTATTCTGCGTTAGTAGCAGGAGTTCCTTTAGAAAAGCTAAAGAGGATTGCAGAGTCTTTAACTATATCAGAAGCCTTAGAATTCTTGACTCTGGAGGAGAGAAGAAGAGTAATGCAGATTGTTGCTAAAAGAGTCCTTTCCCGCTTATCTAAATTTGGAATTAAGCTTGGCGTTATAATACTTTCAGATAGTGGTGAAGTTTTAGCTAAGGAAGGTGAGTTATAATGTTAGGAATTCCGGATGAAATGTTTATAAGAAATGAAAAAATTCCTATGACTAAGGAGGAAATTAGGGTATTAGCTTTATCGAAAGCTAAGCTTTTCCACGGTGCAAAATTTGTAGACATTGGCAGCGGAACAGGGAGTGTTACAGTTGAGGCAGGATTATATGTTGGAAGCAAAGGTAAAGTTTACGCCATAGAGAAAGATCCTAACGCTGTAGAATTAACTAGGAAAAATGTAGAAAAATTTGATTTACATAATGTGACTATTATACAAGGAGAATCTCCTGATGTATTAAAAGAAATAAGGGAAGAAGTTGATGCAATATTTGTGGGCGGATCTGAGAGACTTGAGGACAGTCTGGTTGCTTCTAATGAAATTCTGAAGAAGAAAGGTAGAATAGTCATTGATGCAATACTTCTAGAGACTGCAGTCAAAGCCATGGAGGTTCTTAATTCAATGAATTATAATCCTCAGATAATTGAAGTAATTATTGCTAAAGGAATGAAAACGTCGAAGGGATATGCAATGTTGTCTAGAAATCCTATTTTCATTGTTTACGGTGAGAAGCCTTGATTTACGTTATAGGTTTAGGCCCAGGAGATCCTGAATTGATTACCGTGAAAGCTCAAAGAATATTATCAGAGGCTGAAGTAATATTCGTTCCTTACTCTACTGGAACCAATAGAAGTTTGGCCTTAAGAATAGTTGAGAAATTTACTAAAGGCGAGATAGTCATGTTAGGTTTTCCAATGAAGAAAGATGTTAAAGATGAAGAGTTGAAAGAAATAGCAAAAATTATTTGCGAAAAATCAAATGGAAGAAAAGTCTCGGCTTTCGTAACTTTAGGAGATGCAACTCTTTATAGTACGTTTTTCAGATTATTTAACTTCCTTAACTGTCAGAAAATTGAAATAATTCCAGGAATAAGTTCTATTACTGCTTGTCCATCAAAAGTTAAAATTCCGCTTGCGTTAAAAAACGAGGCTATAGCTATCATTCCTGCAGATAGATTAGACTTAATTAAGTTAGCAAAAGGAAAATTCGAGACAATACTGGTAATGAAAGCCAATGAGAACCTTGAGGAAATTAAGGAATTACTATCTCCTTATTATAATATAATTTATGCTAAGAGATGTTACATGGAAGGAGAGGATATTCATGAGTTAAAAGGTGACGAAGACAAAGATTATTTCTCAACATTAATATGTAAGGTGAAAGAAAATGAAAGGTAAGGTAGCTTTTATAGGTTCAGGCCCAGGAGATCCAGAGTTAATTACTGTAAAAGCAAAGAAATATATAGAGGAAGCAGACGTAATACTTTACGCTGGATCTTTAGTAAATCCTGAAATATTAAATTGGGCTAAGAGGGACGCTGAGATAATAAATACTGCAGAACTAACGCATGAGGAAATTGTTAATATAATGATAAAGAAAGCTAAAGAAGGCAAATTAGTTGCAAGGTTAAAATCTGGAGACTTTTCAATTTATGGAGCATTAAACGAAGAGTTACAAGCGATAAAGAAAGAGGGAATTGATTATGAATTAATCCCTGGAATAACTGCTGCAATTGCTGCAGCAAGCTCTTTAGGTATAGAACTTACTCTCCCGAGAGTTTCTCAGACTTTAATTATTACCAGAGCATCAGCCTCGGTTCCCATGGAAGGTTCGATAAAAGATTATGCCCCATTCTTAAATAAAGGCGCATCAATGGTGATTTATACTGGAGTTCACATAATCGATAAGGTTGTTAAAGAACTGAAGGAAGGAGGACTTTCTGAGGATTCTCCTATAGCAGTAGTTTATAAGGCTACTTGGAAAGGAGAAGAAAAGATCATAAAAGGCACATTAAAGGATATTGCAGAGAAAGTTAAAAAGGAGAAAATTACTAGGGATGCAATAATAATAGTAGGAAAGATATTAACTCCGGAGAAGTTTGAGTTCAAATCAAGTGCATATGATGAAAATCATTATACCGGCTTTAGGGTAGCTAATCAGGATAAACTAAAGTATTTTGAGGCTAGGTATTCCGTAGATAAAATATTTGCAGAGGAGTACTTAAAGGAATTAATCAACGCCGTAAAAGAAGGTAGAGGAAATGAAAAAGAGCTAATAAGTAAAATGGAGAAAGTATTATCCGAAGGTAAGATCAATCCTAAACTAAGGTTAGAAGCTGAGGAAATAATAGCGGAAAAGAAAAGAGGATTAGCTTAACAATAAGAAAGAATTACCTTAGGTTATTATTGTTTGCTTTCTCCGCCCTGTGACTGTCCCTTTGATTTCTTTCCTTTCTTTGCCATTTATGGTCTGAATAAATGTTGTGAAGAAAGAAGTTTATAAATATTATTAACATTGATTTTGTTAAATACTAATGATAAGTACTAAGGAGAAATGGAACATTCTTTTCATTATAATCTCCTTAATCTCTTTACATTAATGTAATCTATAATTCGCTTTTTATAAATATTATTCAACTTTCTCTTAATTAGAAATGATAAAAATTTAGATTTGTTTTACGTCTATCCGTAACGTCTATTTATAGAGATTAAAATGAATTCTACCTAGAAAGAACTCTTTACTACGAAAATTATATTTCCGTCTATCTCGTACTTCTTTATCCTTACTCCATAAACTTCGCTTAATACTTCTTCAGTTACATCGGAAGGTTTACCTTGGTATACAACTTCTCCG comes from the Acidianus infernus genome and includes:
- the cbiD gene encoding cobalt-precorrin-5B (C(1))-methyltransferase CbiD; protein product: MIQTLKRFGITTGAAAAAASKASVIYLVRGEKPDSVVVPTPIGIRIEIPVEKYLEEEGKKCAEVKKFSGDNPDILDGLEIISCSEFSSSGIQILGGKGIGVVTRPGLKLEIGEKSISPIAKQMIIDAVSEVITNGIKITIIVPKGEELAKNTMNPDVGIKDGISILGTTGIEYPVSDEDYLEHIKAEMCVIKATGNNKIVLAPGNTSFEYAKKIYGDIVVKVGDRIGDSIKLAKDEGFSHVVIVSLPGKITKVSAGLLNTHSKFGDARIESIVYSALVAGVPLEKLKRIAESLTISEALEFLTLEERRRVMQIVAKRVLSRLSKFGIKLGVIILSDSGEVLAKEGEL
- the cbiT gene encoding precorrin-6Y C5,15-methyltransferase (decarboxylating) subunit CbiT, coding for MLGIPDEMFIRNEKIPMTKEEIRVLALSKAKLFHGAKFVDIGSGTGSVTVEAGLYVGSKGKVYAIEKDPNAVELTRKNVEKFDLHNVTIIQGESPDVLKEIREEVDAIFVGGSERLEDSLVASNEILKKKGRIVIDAILLETAVKAMEVLNSMNYNPQIIEVIIAKGMKTSKGYAMLSRNPIFIVYGEKP
- a CDS encoding cobalt-factor II C(20)-methyltransferase; the protein is MIYVIGLGPGDPELITVKAQRILSEAEVIFVPYSTGTNRSLALRIVEKFTKGEIVMLGFPMKKDVKDEELKEIAKIICEKSNGRKVSAFVTLGDATLYSTFFRLFNFLNCQKIEIIPGISSITACPSKVKIPLALKNEAIAIIPADRLDLIKLAKGKFETILVMKANENLEEIKELLSPYYNIIYAKRCYMEGEDIHELKGDEDKDYFSTLICKVKENER